Part of the Paludisphaera borealis genome, GGTCCAGGACAGGGGAAACAGCCTGGCCTTGCCGTCGGGAAAGGCGAACTTCTCGGTGTAGAGCAGCGGTTGATCGCCGCCGTCGGCGGCGACGGGCCATTGCAGCGAATTGTAGCCTTCGAGTCGACCATAGGAGACGCCGGCGAAAAGCGGGGTCAGCGACGCGACTTCGTCCATGATCTCGGAAGGATGTTCATAACTCCAGTTCGCACCGAGGTGGTTCGCCACGTCGCGAATGATCCGCCAGTCGGGCCGGCTCCCCGGGAGGGGGTCGAACACCTGGTACAGCCGCTGAATCCGCCTCTCCGTGCTGGTGAAGGTCCCCTCCTTCTCCAGACTCGGAGCCGCGGGAAGCACGACGTCGGCGAAGCGGCACGTCTCGCTGAAGAAGATGTCCTGGACGACGAAGAATTCGAGCTTGGCGAAAGCGTCCTGGACGTAGTTGGTGTTGGCGTCGACCAGGCTCATTTCCTCGCCGAAAATGTAGAGCGCCTTGAGCCTGCCGTCTTGAATCGCGTCAACCATCTCATGGTTGTCGAGGCCCTTGGTGGTCGGCAGCTTGACGCCCCATCCGGCCTCGAACCGCGCCCGAACTTCGGGGTCGTCGACGTGCTGATAGCCCGGAAGATTGTTGGGCATGGCGCCGTGGTCGCTGGCCCCTTGCACGTTGTTGTGTCCGCGCAACGGATAAGCGCCTGTTCCCGGCCGCATATAATTGCCGGTGATGAGCAGCAGGTTCGAGATCGCCGTCGACGTATCGGAGCCCATCGAGTGCTGCGTCACACCCATCGCCCAGAGGATGCAGACGTCGGGCGCGTCCGCGATCATGTGAGCGACCTTCTTCAAGGTCTCCGCAGCCAGTCCGCAATACCGTTCGGCGGCTTCGAGCGTGAAGGGTTCGAGGCTCGCGCGGTAGGCCTCCAGCCCGTTGACCCACCGGTCGAGAAACGCCGTCTTCGCCAATCCCTGGTCGAGGAGGTAGCGGCTGATCGCGGACAGCCAGACGAGATCGGTGCCGGGACGGGGCCGGAGGAAGACGTCGGCCCGGCGCGCCATTTCATGCTCGCGGATGTCCGCGACGATGAGCTTCTGGCCGTGAAGCTTGTGGGCCCGCTTGACTCGGGTGGCGAGCACGGGGTGGCTCTCCGCCGTGTTGCTGCCGACGATCAGGACGAGGTCGGCCTTGGCGATATCGGTCATCGAACCCGAGTCGCCGCCGTAGCCGACGGTCCGGAACAAGCCCACCGTCGCGGGCGCCTGGCAGTATCGCGAGCAGTTGTCGATGTTGTTCGTGCCGACGACCGCGCGCGCCAGCTTCTGCATCAGATAGCTCTCCTCGTTCGTGCACTTGGACGAGGAGATGAAGGCCAGGGCGTCGGGACCGTCCTGGGCCTTGATCTCCGAGAGTCGGCGGGCGACCAATCCCAGGGCCTCATCCCAACTCGCCTCTCGGAAGGCGTCGCCCTCGCGGATGAGCGGCTTGGTCAGGCGATCCTGGCTGTTGACGAAGTCCCAGGCGAATTTTCCTTTGACGCACGTCGAGATTCCGTTGGTCGGTCCCTGTTCCGGCTCGACTTTCAGGATATGTCGATCTTTCGTCCAGACGTCGAAGCTGCAACCGACTCCGCAATACGTGCAGACGGTTTTCGTTCGGCGGACGCGCGACTCCCGCATCGCCGCCTCCGCCTCGGACGCTTTGAGGATCGCGCCGTAGCCCGCCTCGGGTTCGACGGCCTTCACCATCTCGATCATGCCGTCGAGCGTCGATTTCGGCAGATCCGTGAAAAAGCCGGCATGCCCGAGCATGGACTTTTCCATCAGGGCGTTGCACGGGCAGACCGTGACGCAGTGGCCGCAAGAGACGCAGCTCGACTCGCCGATCATCGAGCCGCCGTCCCACAAAACGCGGGGATGCGCGTCTTCCCATCGGATCGAGAGCGTTTCGTTCACTTGCACATCCTGGCATGCCTCGACGCACCGCCCGCAAAGGATGCACTGGTCGGGATCGTATCGATAAAAGGGATTCGTGTTGTCGACTTGAAAAGGTTTCGTCTTAAAAGGAATTTTCTGATGCTCGACAGCCAGCAGTTTCGTCGTGTTGTGGACGGTGCAATTGCCGTTATTATTATCACATACGGTGCAATAAAGCAGATGATTGCCGAGAATGCGGTCGAACGCCTCCCGCCGCGCAGCGGCCGCCGCGGGTGTAGTGGTTACGACTTCCATGCCCTCGCCGACCTCGACGGCGCAGGCCCTGACCAGCTTTCCGTCCACCTGGACCATGCAGGTGTCGCACGTCTGAATCGGTCCAAGCTGGGGGTGGTAACAGACGGAGGGGAGCTGGATTCCGGCCGAGAGGATGACGTCGATCAGACGGTCGCCGACGTTGGCGTTCCGGACTGATCCGTCGAGGGTCATCTTGCTCATGGTCGACCTCTCATAGCAATGGGCGTTCACGCTGCTTCGCGAGGGATTCTTCACTTGACGAGCGGGGGCCGCGGCCGAATTTCCAAGTGGCCATGGGATCGAGCGACCACGGAGGCGCTACGCCGGCTCCGCCTCATCAGCATCATCTGTTGTATTCTACGCGGCGGCGGCGATCATCTAAAGCGGTTTGCGTTTGGGCTGCACCCGTAGGGGTGCCCCTTGCAGGCTGGGCGCCCGATCGGCGACGGCGACTGCGGCGACCATCGCGATTCGGGCGCCCACAAGGGACGCCCCTACAGGGATACGGCGGCGGCGATCCTAAAGTGGTCTGCGTTTGGGCTGCACACGTAGGGGCGTCCCTTGTGGGCGCCGATCGGCGTCGGCGACTGCGGCGACCACCGCGATTCGGGCACCCACGAGGGACGCCCCTACAGGGATGCGGTCTTCCGGCCGCGCCGGGTGTGCGCAACTCGTAGGGGAATCGCTCCAGGATTCGATGACCCGAGCGGACATGCGGCAGTCGACAGGCATGGATACTTTAGCCAAACGCCGCCCGTCCCCCCAGGGGGGTCACTCGCTCCGGTCGAAAATCCGCTTTCCGTCGAGATAGGTGGACAAGACGCGCGTCGCGCGGATCTCGGCCTCGGGGCAGGCCAGCAGGTCGCGGTCGATGACGGTGAAGTCCGCCCGTTTGCCCGCTTCGAGCGACCCGATCTTGTCTTCCAGGAAGAGGAGCTTGGCGTTGTTGATGGTGTAGAGGCGGATCGCCTGCTCTCGGGTCAGGGCCTCCTCGGGGTGGAGCCGGCCCTCGTAGCCTTTTGCCCGCCGCGAGACGGCGACCCACATCCCCAGGAACGGGTTGTAGGGGTTGATCGACCGCAGCGAGCCGATCTTCTGCATGTGGTCCGATCCGCCCCCGACCACGACCCCCGCCGCGAAGAGGCTTCTCAGCGGCTGGAAAAAGCGCAGGCGGTCATTACCGAAATGGGCCGACAGCGTCGGCGTGTCGAGGTAGAGCCAGGCCGGCTGGACGTCCACCGCGACGCCCAGGCGCGAGGCCTTCTCGATCGCCTCGCGACTCATGAAATTCGAGTGGGTGATGCAGGGTCTGGTCGGCCCGACGGGGGTTTGCTTGTCGACCTCCTCATAAGCGTCGAGCAGCGCGTGCACGGCGCCGTCGCCGACGCTGTGGGCCGTGAACTGAAGGCCCGACTCGACGGCCGCGCGGACCATCGGCACAAGTCGCTCGCGCGGGATGAACAGCACGCCCTTATAGGTCGGGTCGTCGATCGAATAGATTTTGCTGACTCCCCACGGCTCGCGCATGAAGGCGCTGCCGGTGAGCATGCCGCCGTCGAGGTAGAGTTTGACGCCGACGATCCGGAGCATCGGCCCGCCCCGACGGAGCGGATGAGCGGCCACCCGGCGGATCTCCGCGAGGATCTCGTCGATGGGGCCGAGATTGGTCACTCCGTGCGAGACGCCCATGCGGATCGACAGCGCGCCGGCCTCGTGCAGTCGCCCATAGCGCTCGACCGCCTGAGCGTCGGCGTCGCGATCGATCACGGCGGTGATGCCCACCGAGTTATAGTCGGCGAAGAGTTCGACCAGGCGTTTATCCCGGTCCAATTCCGAGGGCGCGCGCTCCGACGGAGTCGCTTTCACATACCGGGTGAGGTTGCGGAGGATTCCCGTCGGCGCGCCGGTGGCGGGGTCGATCTCGACCTTTCCGGGGCCCTCCGGGCGGAAATCCTTATCGATCCCGCTGAGCTTCAGGGCCGCCGAATTGAGCGAGGCGTCCGGGCCCGTCGCGAACAGCACGGGGTTCGCGGGCGCGACCCGGTCGAGTTCCTCGCGCGTCGGGTAGCGCCGCTCTTTCAGCCGGGTGATGAACACCTGGCGGACGACGACCCACTTGTCGGGCCCCAGTGCGACGGCCCGCGCGCGAATGTAGTCCAGGACGTCTCCGATCGTCTCCATTTCGGGGATCGGGTGGTCGAACTCGGTCATGCTCGCATCGGTCGGGTGCGTGTGCGAGTCGATCAGCCCCGGAAGAACCATCCGGCCCCCGAGGTCGACCAGAACGGTTCCGGGCCCCTGGAGCTTGAGGACGTCGTCGTCGTCACCGACCCGCAGGAGCCGCCCCCCTTTGACGGCCAGGGCCTGTCGGACCGAGAAATCGCGGTCGACGGTGACGACCTTCCCATGGTGGAGGATGAGGTCGGCGACCTCGTCGCCCACGGCGTCGCGGCAGCCTCCGAACAGCGAGAGCAAACCGGCGATCCACCAAAGGGCGCGTGACATCGTCATGGCGGGGACTCATCGGGAGGGGCTGGGCGGGCGCGGACGGATACCGGCCCGCCCGCGTTCCCAAGATCGTCCAGACTCGGAGCATAACCGAGGGGATCGGCCCGGGATACAAGGCCGCACCGCGCGACGGCGAATCGCTCTATTTGCCCTTGTTGAGTTGATCGTAGTACGAGCGGATGTGCTTCTCGACGCTCTTGGGGATGCGCTGGTTCGAGAGCGCGTCGGCGGCCGAGCCGGTGGCGGCTTCGAGTTCCCCCTGGATGTCGATCTTGCTCTCGCCCTTGACGGTCTTGCTGGGGTCCGTGAAGCCCTGGAAGATCGCCTTCCCCTTGCGGATCTGCTGCTGGACCTTGGTGGTGTAGAGCGAGGTCTTGTCGGCCGCCTCGGCGCGATCGCCGGCGCCCCGGCCGCGACTGCCGCCGTTGTTGCTGTTGCCGCGTCGGTCGCTGCCGGGGCCCATGCCGCCCATGCTGTCGCCGAGCTGGTTCATGGCGTCCATGTTCATCCCATCCTTGGCGTCCATGACGTCGGCCATCGCGCCGTCGAGGGCTTCCATCTCCTCAAGCTGCTTGGCCATGTCGGCGACTTGCTTTTCGGACATCCCGAGCGCCTCGGCGGCCTTCTTCGCGTCGCCTTTCTCCAGGGCCTTCTGAGCCTCGCCGAGCTTGCCGGCGAGCTGCTCAAGCTGCTTGAGGTTCTTGGCCTGCTGCTTGAGCTTCTCCAACTCGCGCTCGTGCTGCTCCTTGCTCAGGCCGCCGTTCTTGAGGGCTTCGTCGAGTTGCTTCTTGCGCTGGTCCATATTGGCCAGGTCGTTGAGCTTCTTGGCCATCTCGCCAAGCTGTTCCTTGAGGGCTTTCTTCTCGTTGGGCGTCAGCTTGTCGGACTTCATCTTCTCCTGCAACTCTTTGATCTGCTCGGCGGCCTTCTTGAAGTCGCCCCGGGCGAGTTCCTTGGCGAGCTGGTCGGCGGGGCCTTTTTCGCCCATCTCCTTGAGCTGCTGAAGCTGCTTGCTCACCTGCTCGGGACTGCCGAGCTGTTTCTGGCGATCCTTGAGGGCGTCGCTGAGCTTGTTCATCTCGACCAGGAGCTTGTCCTTCTGAGACGGCGGGGCCTTGCCCAGCTCTTCCGACTTTTTCTCGATCTGGGCCAGCAGCTTCTCGGCCTCGGGGAACTTCTCCTTGTCGATCTTCTCGCGCTGGCTGGCGATCTTCTTGGTCAACGCCTCGGACTTCTTGGCGATCGCCGCGGGGTCGAGCTTCGCCGTCGTCCGGGCCTGGACCGTCGAAGTGACCCAGGAGGGGACGAATAGAATCGCCACTGCGAGCGCGGCCGGGATCGCCATGACCCACGCACGGCGCGGCAGCCTTGGCCCGAACGCCGAGGTCACGTCGACCTGCTCCAGCTTGCGGATCGCGTCGGCGATCAGCGCCCGGCCCACGGGCGATTCGCGGAGGTCGTCCGGCAGGGTCAACGCCGTGCTGATCCGCTCGTTGAGCTTGTACGCCCGGTCGACGGCCACCGCCGCGTCGAGCCGGCTCGGACCGCTGAAAACCGCGACGAGGGCCGCGATCACGAACCCCACCCCGGCCGCCACGGCGAACGGAACCCATTCCGCGCAGGGCAGAGGGCGGTTGAGGACCTTGAACACCCCGAGAACGACCGCCACGACCAGGAGCGCCCCGGTCCACGACCAGACCCCGGCGGTCACGAACCGCTGGAACCGCAACCGCCTGAAAACCCGAGCCACGGGCTTTTCCAGCTCTCGCAACGTGACCATGTCATCCCCCGGCGCTCTTGTAGAAAAAGACCTCGAAGACAAGCTCCGACGAACGTAGTACCGATCAGTCTACGCCGTCGCGAGCCTCAAATACAAGCCCGAAGCGCAAGCGAGTGAATTGTTTTGAAATGACGGCCGCCGCCGCGCGCGACGAGGTCCGGGAGATTCACTCGCTGGCGCTTCGGGCTCGTATTCGGAGGCCCCCCGGCGGGCGCGATCCCCATTTTGCATGAGGCCGGGGGGCGCCACGGCGTCATGATGGTTTGTAATCGATGGTCCAATAGAAATTCACGCTCGAACTTCCAGAAATCCAGATTGGGAGGCGGTCTTGGTGCAGTAATCTCTGGAAAGGGGTCGAGAACAGGGAGCAGTCCGCCATGATTCGGTCACAACAAACCTCGGTCGGCAGGGAGCTGGAGCGTCTGCTCCGCGACGGAATTCGGCCGGCGCTCAGCGATGCGCGGCTGCTCGACCGCTACCTCGTCGACCACGACGAGTCGGCCTTCGAGACCCTCGTCGAGCGGCACGGGCCCATGGTCGTGTCGCTCTGTCGCCGCTACCTTCGCGATCCGCGCGACGTCGAGGACGCCTTCCAGGCGACGTTCTTGATCCTCGTCCGCAAGGGATCGAGCCTGCGTGACGCGGCTTCGCTTTCAAGCTGGCTGTACGGCGTGGCTTATCGCGTCGCGGCGCGGGCGCGGGCTGACGTGATGAAGCGACGTGCCCGCGAGGGCGAGCCGGACGGCCTGCCGCAAGCCCTTGCACCGCTCGCGCAGCCGCCCGACGACTCGCTCGAAACCCTCGACGCCGAGCTGAGCCGGCTTCCGGAGAAGTACCGCGCGCCGCTGATTCTCTGTTACCTCGAAGGTCGGACGCACGAGCAGGCCGCCGCCGAGCTGGGCTGGCCGGTCGGCACGGTCCGCAGCCGGATGGCCAAAGCCCGCTCGATTCTGGAGACGCGATTGACCCGTCGCGGACTGGACGCCTCGGCCTGCCTGGCGGTTTTGCGGCCGGAATTCTTCCTCACCTCCACGGTCCTTCCCTCGCTGACGTCCATCTCCACCACGTGGCCGGCGACGGCCCTTGCTCAAGGAGTTCTCGCTGCGATGCTGATCTCTCAATTGAAATGGATCGGAGTCGGAACGACGGCCGTCGGCCTCCTCGCCGCGTCGGTCGGCATGGGCGCCCTGGCGGTCAACACGCCGGCCAGCCTCGAAGACGTTCCCAGCAGGCCCACTCAGGCGGCGAAGCCGACACCGGTACCGACGCCGTCTCCCCGGCCGATTCCTCGGCCTCAGCCTAGACCGAACGACGACGTGCAGGCCCGGCTCGCGGAGATGGAGCAGAAGATCGATCGGCTGATGGAGCTGCTTCACCGCATGGAAGAGCGTTCCTTGACCACCGCCGGCAGGCTCCCGGGTCCGTTCGAAGCTGAGCAGGACAGCCCCGAGCCGCCCCGCGCATTACATCCCCCGGCCCGGGCCCTGCCGCCCCCCGAACCCGCTTCTCCTCCCGGCGAGGCTCCCTCACGCCCTGATGCACCGCCAGGCATTCCCGAGGACGCGCCCCACCCGGACGCGCCGCCCCGTGCCGAGGCTCCCCCGGTCGAGGTCCCGGAGCCTCCCTCGCCCCCACTCCCCCCCGGCGAGCCGCCGGCCGAGTCGGCCCCGAGTCCTCTTAACACCACCTCGGAAACGCCGATCGCCGTGGCGTCGCCGCCCCGGACCGTTCCGCCCCCGGCCGCGGTCGACCCGCTCGCATCGACCGCGAGTCTGCCCGTCCTGCCGCCATCGCCGGCTCAACCCTCGCCGTACCCCGAGACGGCCCCATTACCTGCTAGCGTCGAGGTCCGACCATTCTCGCCAATGGCTCTGGCCGACACGAACACCGGGGGGATCGGGACGTCGAGAACGATGGTCGATCTCGTGCTTGCAAGACGCGAGCGCGGCGGCGTTCGTGAAATCGAGGCGCTTCTTCAGAACCTGCATAAGCGACAGCAGCGCAACGACGAGCTGAGGGCGCAACGCGTCATTTCCGAGGCCGATTCCATCGTTCCAACCGAACTCGCCCGAATCCTCGTGGCGCAGCTCAGAGAGCTCGAGGACGAGTTCGAGTTCGATGAGCAGTACATGAAGAATCTGGAACAATCGACCGCGGAAGGCAGGCTAGAGGTCGAGAAACTATTGAGGAGTATGAACGAGGTCGAGGGCGCGAGATCAAAGGGTAGAATCGAGGAAAAGATTCATCGACTGAATCAAGCCACGGATCGGCTGGAGAACGAACATCGTACGAGATCGCGCGAGTTCGAGATGAACAAGTCTCGACAAAAGAATGTCCGCCGACTGATCGAATGGGCCGAGGAGCATTTCAAGGAGCTTAAGATCTGAACGTTGAGGCACCTCAAGTTCGCCTAACCCGTCTGGGTTACCTTCATAGATTGCCATGAAAATAGTCGCGCGAGGGCATGCACTGGTTCGTCCCAAGGCTATTTTCATGGCAGCCCGAAGCGCCAGCGAGGGGATGGCCTCGGAGACTTGAAAACACTCCCTCGCTTGCGCTTCGGGCTCGTATTGAGAGGCCGTTCGCGGCACGACCCAGTTCCCATTCTCATGAGGTCGGGAACCCCAAGCTGGGGCATGACGATTCGCCGAGATCTTTCCAAAATCCAGATTGGGCGGCCGCCTTGGTGCAGTAACCTCGAAGTGGGGTCGAGCACGAGGAGCCGCCAGACATGATTCGGACGCGACAGACGACGATCGGAAGGGATCTGGAACGCCTGCTGCGAGACGGCGTCAGGCCGGCGCGAGGCGATGCGTACTTGCTCGACCGCTATCTCGGCGAGCGCGACGAGGCGGCTTTCGAGACGCTCGTCGAGCGGCACGGACCGATGGTGTTGTCGCTCTGCCGCCGCTACCTCCGCGATCCGCGCGACGTCGAGGACGCGTTTCAGGCGACGTTCTTGATCCTCGTCCGAAAAGGGCCCGGACTGCGCGACAAGTCGTCGCTTTCAAGCTGGCTGTATGGCGTGGCGTACCGCGTCGCGGTGCGGTCCCGGTCCAACCTGTTGAAGCGTCGGGCGCGCGAAGTCCAGACCGACGCGATTCTCCAGGCCCCCGCGCGGACCACGAATCCGCCCGACGACTCGGTGGAGACGCTCGACGCCGAGCTGAGCCGGCTGCCGGAGAAGTATCGTGCTCCGATGATTCTCTGTTATCTCGAAGGTCGGACGCACGAGCAGGCCGCCGCCGAGCTGGGCTGGCCGGTCGGCACAGTCCGCAGCCGCATGGCCAAAGCCCGCGCAATCCTCGCTCGCCGGCTCTCGCGACTCGGACTCGATGCACCTGCGAGCCTCGCGTTGTCGCGGCCGGATCTCCTTGTCGAAACGCTCTCCACCACGGTTCCTGCCTCACTCGTTCAAGCGACCTCGGAGGTCGCTGGCCGGTTCGTCGGCATCGCGGCGCGGGGCACCGGCGGGGCGGCTTCGGTCACGTCCATCTCCACCACATGGCCGGCGACGGCCCTTGCTCAAGGAGTTCTCACTGCGATGCTGATCTCCCAGTTGAAATGGATTGGACTCGGGACGACCGCCCTCGGCCTCCTCGCCGCGACGGCCGGCATGGGCGCCTGGGCGGTGACCCCGCCGTCCAAACTAGAAGGCGATCCCAACCCCGTCCAGGAATCGAAACCGGCCGAGGCGAAACCGGCGCCCGCACAGACGTTACCGGGTGCTCAGCCGCAGACGCGGCCCCAAGTTGTTGACGTGGAAGCGCGACTCGCTGAGATGGACCGCAAGATGGATCGGCTCATGGAGCGGTTTGAGCGGATGATGACTCCCGCCGCGCCTCAGTCGCCGGCCGCGGCCGCGCCGCCGGTCGAGCCGGCGGGCACCGAGGCCCCGCCGCCCGCCTCGCCCAGGCCTCGCGTCCGCGCTCGCGGAGCCGAGCCGTCCCCGGCGTTCCCTTTAAATCCCAGGTCCGACGAT contains:
- a CDS encoding RNA polymerase sigma factor; this encodes MIRTRQTTIGRDLERLLRDGVRPARGDAYLLDRYLGERDEAAFETLVERHGPMVLSLCRRYLRDPRDVEDAFQATFLILVRKGPGLRDKSSLSSWLYGVAYRVAVRSRSNLLKRRAREVQTDAILQAPARTTNPPDDSVETLDAELSRLPEKYRAPMILCYLEGRTHEQAAAELGWPVGTVRSRMAKARAILARRLSRLGLDAPASLALSRPDLLVETLSTTVPASLVQATSEVAGRFVGIAARGTGGAASVTSISTTWPATALAQGVLTAMLISQLKWIGLGTTALGLLAATAGMGAWAVTPPSKLEGDPNPVQESKPAEAKPAPAQTLPGAQPQTRPQVVDVEARLAEMDRKMDRLMERFERMMTPAAPQSPAAAAPPVEPAGTEAPPPASPRPRVRARGAEPSPAFPLNPRSDDERRNPSPTFKDPTDGGLREIEARLMNALNRHTLTKALFERGQLSQLENFAPLEESRVLIARLKGIEDQLTGELEFVETIESPSVGAEVLEAQSRQQDARLAVERYQALAKQHSTFKPALADAEMGLRVASFELFVKKKELERCKLQEGLLRTRLKQAQRILDWAKSHFKELGSLDGPAFDQPAPGVPIVAPPPPSAR
- the fdhF gene encoding formate dehydrogenase subunit alpha, with protein sequence MSKMTLDGSVRNANVGDRLIDVILSAGIQLPSVCYHPQLGPIQTCDTCMVQVDGKLVRACAVEVGEGMEVVTTTPAAAAARREAFDRILGNHLLYCTVCDNNNGNCTVHNTTKLLAVEHQKIPFKTKPFQVDNTNPFYRYDPDQCILCGRCVEACQDVQVNETLSIRWEDAHPRVLWDGGSMIGESSCVSCGHCVTVCPCNALMEKSMLGHAGFFTDLPKSTLDGMIEMVKAVEPEAGYGAILKASEAEAAMRESRVRRTKTVCTYCGVGCSFDVWTKDRHILKVEPEQGPTNGISTCVKGKFAWDFVNSQDRLTKPLIREGDAFREASWDEALGLVARRLSEIKAQDGPDALAFISSSKCTNEESYLMQKLARAVVGTNNIDNCSRYCQAPATVGLFRTVGYGGDSGSMTDIAKADLVLIVGSNTAESHPVLATRVKRAHKLHGQKLIVADIREHEMARRADVFLRPRPGTDLVWLSAISRYLLDQGLAKTAFLDRWVNGLEAYRASLEPFTLEAAERYCGLAAETLKKVAHMIADAPDVCILWAMGVTQHSMGSDTSTAISNLLLITGNYMRPGTGAYPLRGHNNVQGASDHGAMPNNLPGYQHVDDPEVRARFEAGWGVKLPTTKGLDNHEMVDAIQDGRLKALYIFGEEMSLVDANTNYVQDAFAKLEFFVVQDIFFSETCRFADVVLPAAPSLEKEGTFTSTERRIQRLYQVFDPLPGSRPDWRIIRDVANHLGANWSYEHPSEIMDEVASLTPLFAGVSYGRLEGYNSLQWPVAADGGDQPLLYTEKFAFPDGKARLFPLSWTEPVDQPDEEYDLHLNNGRLLEHFHEGNLTYRVEGIRRNTPDVFVEVSPELAQERGVQSGTRVELISRYGHVRLRALVTDRVHGKQLYMPMNSTESPVNRLIGSHTDAVTNTPAYKEAAVRMRVLPELDESPMPRGNFRFGNPTPQQGVEVERKWSRPDYSIPGIPLVQIQLGPNKE
- a CDS encoding RNA polymerase sigma factor; this encodes MIRSQQTSVGRELERLLRDGIRPALSDARLLDRYLVDHDESAFETLVERHGPMVVSLCRRYLRDPRDVEDAFQATFLILVRKGSSLRDAASLSSWLYGVAYRVAARARADVMKRRAREGEPDGLPQALAPLAQPPDDSLETLDAELSRLPEKYRAPLILCYLEGRTHEQAAAELGWPVGTVRSRMAKARSILETRLTRRGLDASACLAVLRPEFFLTSTVLPSLTSISTTWPATALAQGVLAAMLISQLKWIGVGTTAVGLLAASVGMGALAVNTPASLEDVPSRPTQAAKPTPVPTPSPRPIPRPQPRPNDDVQARLAEMEQKIDRLMELLHRMEERSLTTAGRLPGPFEAEQDSPEPPRALHPPARALPPPEPASPPGEAPSRPDAPPGIPEDAPHPDAPPRAEAPPVEVPEPPSPPLPPGEPPAESAPSPLNTTSETPIAVASPPRTVPPPAAVDPLASTASLPVLPPSPAQPSPYPETAPLPASVEVRPFSPMALADTNTGGIGTSRTMVDLVLARRERGGVREIEALLQNLHKRQQRNDELRAQRVISEADSIVPTELARILVAQLRELEDEFEFDEQYMKNLEQSTAEGRLEVEKLLRSMNEVEGARSKGRIEEKIHRLNQATDRLENEHRTRSREFEMNKSRQKNVRRLIEWAEEHFKELKI
- a CDS encoding amidohydrolase, with protein sequence MTMSRALWWIAGLLSLFGGCRDAVGDEVADLILHHGKVVTVDRDFSVRQALAVKGGRLLRVGDDDDVLKLQGPGTVLVDLGGRMVLPGLIDSHTHPTDASMTEFDHPIPEMETIGDVLDYIRARAVALGPDKWVVVRQVFITRLKERRYPTREELDRVAPANPVLFATGPDASLNSAALKLSGIDKDFRPEGPGKVEIDPATGAPTGILRNLTRYVKATPSERAPSELDRDKRLVELFADYNSVGITAVIDRDADAQAVERYGRLHEAGALSIRMGVSHGVTNLGPIDEILAEIRRVAAHPLRRGGPMLRIVGVKLYLDGGMLTGSAFMREPWGVSKIYSIDDPTYKGVLFIPRERLVPMVRAAVESGLQFTAHSVGDGAVHALLDAYEEVDKQTPVGPTRPCITHSNFMSREAIEKASRLGVAVDVQPAWLYLDTPTLSAHFGNDRLRFFQPLRSLFAAGVVVGGGSDHMQKIGSLRSINPYNPFLGMWVAVSRRAKGYEGRLHPEEALTREQAIRLYTINNAKLLFLEDKIGSLEAGKRADFTVIDRDLLACPEAEIRATRVLSTYLDGKRIFDRSE